ATTTCTAGGGGTGCATGTACGTAGTGTTATGTGTGCGTGTGCTTCTGCTATGCAATATAAGAAAACAAGTTGTATATTAATTAGTGTTTCCATAGCGAACACTCAATGTAGTTAACCTCGCAATGCTACAAACAAACATAGCTTATCTTCCACAAAAGAATTTCAGAATTGTAAACTagttaaaaaatataacaagcagaTAAGCCTTTCCTGTCAATAAACCTTGGAGATCAGCATCTATATGACTATAAATCCTAGAGATCAGCATCGAACAGACGGAGTGCAACCTAAATCCGTAGCATGGCGATGGCGACCGCCCCAAGTGCAAATAACAGCGCGGTGTTCGACGTGCCCTCCAGCCGCGTCGCTCCTGCACGCACGAATACCATTCGGATTAATTAAATTAAGTTCAAAACGTAAATTAAATCACCGTTATTTTCTCCAAACCTTTTTTAAATTTCATCACAAACCAATCTACTCCAACAAAAATAACATGAAAATCCAGTTCAATCTACATTTTAACGATCAAAAGCTCGCAAGAAATTAAATTGCTCACCGGATGTCTGCGGAGGCGCCGGCGGCACTCCGGTGGTAAACGGATATTCCGGCGTAagtggcggcagcggcttgcctgaaaaaaaaaataaatatattaattaatcaatGGAGATCTTCATAAACGTCCAGGGATCTTCCGGCTAACTTTATAAGGTAGTGAGCTAGATGATCCGAGTTTGAAGCCTCACCCtttctaattatttaatattagttTCTTCCTTCCAAATAGGTTCTTTCCTAATATTCGCGCTTTTTTATCAGTGGAGATTAAGCACGATAAAtcttctaattatttaatattaggttTTCCTAATATTCGCGCCTTTTAATCAGATCAGTGGAGATCAAGACAGGATTAAGCACGATTAATTGATTATTAGTTAATTACCGGCGCAAGAGCGGGCGATGGACATGAGGACGGAGGCGTCGCCGAGGCAGGCGGCGGTGACGTTGACCATGGCGCGCGCGGTGTCGAACCCCGGGCCGACGAGCCGCGCCACGTCGCCGTGCAGGACGTGCATCAGGCAGCACGGCTGCTTGGCGACGGTGGCGTTCAGCTGCGCGCAGCACGGCCGCGGCACCGCGTCGGTGCGGTGCTCGATGAAGTCCAGGCACGACAGCATCCGCTGCATCGTCCGCACGCacgtctccggcgccgccgccgccgacgccgacgccgcggcgggcgacatgacggcgaggagggcgaggaggaagaagacggctAGCCTTGGCACCGCCATGGCGTACGTGTGTGTGTTGGCACGCGCAGACGAGATTGACGATCAATGGAAATTCTAGTGCTATTTGTAAGGGAGAAGAAACCCCATCGTCTTACGAGCGATACAAGTATACAGGTGTCCATGCAAACATGGATGTACTCAATTTTTGCTACCAGTACGTCTACTGGTCTCTTGACAAGCGAATTGAATTAAATTAAAATGGGACAGGAAGCCATGTTGTTCTTGGCAAATCAAATTGTTCTTGACAAGCGAATTGAATTAAATTGAATTGATGTAGTTTTGACCCAATGGGCCTTCTATCTTAGGCCCTGCATCATCTATCCAACCCCTATATAATAGCAAGGAAAaggtccactttgactcccttaattgtacgccgaatctaattcgtacccctcaaccagaaaaccggatagaacgactccccgaactattgaaaccggtgcaatttgactccctcagcggtattggagggcggttttgctgacgtggcgctgacgtggcggtgttgacccggtcttcgtcccacgtggcgcttaagtggcattagaattaaaaaaaatgtgggacccatatgtcattcacacacacaatATATTGTGGGATCCATTGACATGTGGGGGgccacatgtcatcctttctctccaacccttcttcctcctccctctctctctcccttctttatcttttctctccctttttctcttCCCCATCGGACGGTAGTACCGGTGAagggtgggggtggtggtgccGGCGTCGAGGACGTGGGGGCGCGGTGGGGCGAGGAGGCCGCAGCGGCGAGGAAGGCACGAGGGAGCGGCTgggggcaggcggcggcggccggcgtgggCGGGGATGTCGCGTgccggaggaggggaggggggcgcGGCCGTAGCTGCCAGCCGCATCGGCGATGGGGACGACATGTCTGGGATGCGGGGGCGCGGTGGGGTgaggaggccgtggcggcgaggaaggcaCGAGGGAGCGGctggggggaggcggcggtggccggcgcagGCGGGGATGTc
The window above is part of the Oryza sativa Japonica Group chromosome 7, ASM3414082v1 genome. Proteins encoded here:
- the LOC9271978 gene encoding uncharacterized protein; the protein is MAVPRLAVFFLLALLAVMSPAAASASAAAAPETCVRTMQRMLSCLDFIEHRTDAVPRPCCAQLNATVAKQPCCLMHVLHGDVARLVGPGFDTARAMVNVTAACLGDASVLMSIARSCAGKPLPPLTPEYPFTTGVPPAPPQTSGATRLEGTSNTALLFALGAVAIAMLRI